From the Hymenobacter yonginensis genome, one window contains:
- a CDS encoding sensor histidine kinase, with protein sequence MKFARSLPLALLLAAFLCFAGAFLSNRYGQTPDVLLRADALRLQKLVRDAEQKAEREATDVLQQAVRGELRFSTLVGRTTYPSFIYQNGQLRYWSDHTTRPQPENVGQSFREKLVDMQFGRYLALRQASGPYVVLTYVPLEKRYGISNRYLRDGSEKALFRGLNVRLVTDKKPGLPAIESDEGRYLFSLERLQRNPITGKYIPMTLLVVGLLLYLASWLMWARRLFGAGRVLAGSAALLLPLGLLRAVLLPLGLPFSFIELPLFDPRVYAASWLSPSLGDLFINALLLALAAYCGLRLFRHYNPTRWVERLTKTSDRTTVGVVAGVLFFVLLELQFQFYSNSFNNSRVILDITQDISVSGLKLLLTLAIALHTGAYLVGYYLVAQLFSATLGTGKGREGVFGLGLGALLFLPVGVALGQVQVMLVGITLWIFLLLRLTGLRRVAAMGTYQVYLFIFLMLSVSAAVGALALFEHFDRQLVQNKQNLAGNLLTDNDLQGEFLLTERAREIAADPLIRKVLAGPFANPEVVRQKIVKHYLGNYFGKYEVTISFFDAAGRPIGAGQGAETLSQARYRLLQNSTRTDQLNLFLVRGNNSFSTRRYVDFVAVPGAGQGTNTVLLELSLKKLTTYSVVPELLVDQKLFQPGLGAELSYAGYEQDRLVYSEGDFDYVNRLRRQQYNDPRLYRTGLVVGRFHHLAVRDETQHRTVVVTTSTYSFSDWLANFSFLFLLHTFYWLLAMALYLLVRGEYLAVLRTNFSTKIQLFLNFGILVPLVLVSIATASQVTSSYKRDLRRTYERRGRTVQDNLLQNRALLTDSAGRPALLALADNVASLTETDLNLYDARGQLIVSSQPIMFESGLLGPLMNPQAVAALKERAQPRVLLMERAGSLSFNSLYLPLRAAETEAGQAGRVLGYVGIPFFDSEKELDNKLIELISTLLNIFTGMFIVFLVLTFVASRMLTNPLKLLTQKLRQTTLTGQNETLDYQSDDEIGLLVREYNAMLLKLEESKLELATQEKEAAWREMARQVAHEIKNPLTPMKLSLQFLQRAIQDQRPNLDELIAKVSQTLITQIDVLTDIATSFSTFTNLPAMRPERLDVAPILRRCVELHQGSRPDARIELQLPEEETPTIVFADENLLVRTFNNLLINALQAVPEGRAAQVSAQLSVQSNKRVQISIQDNGAGIPADVREKIFIPNFTTKATGSGIGLAVARRGIESAGGSVWFETEEGTGTTFYIELPLAG encoded by the coding sequence TTGAAGTTCGCCCGTTCCCTACCGCTAGCCTTGCTGCTGGCCGCTTTCCTCTGTTTTGCGGGTGCTTTCCTGAGCAACCGCTATGGCCAGACGCCCGACGTGCTGCTGCGCGCCGATGCGCTACGGCTGCAGAAGCTGGTGCGGGATGCCGAGCAAAAAGCCGAACGGGAAGCCACCGACGTGCTGCAGCAGGCAGTGCGGGGCGAGCTGCGCTTTAGCACGCTGGTGGGCCGCACCACTTATCCGAGCTTCATCTACCAGAACGGCCAGCTGCGCTACTGGTCCGACCACACCACGCGGCCCCAGCCCGAAAACGTCGGGCAGAGCTTTCGGGAAAAGCTGGTGGACATGCAGTTTGGGCGCTACCTGGCGCTACGGCAGGCTTCGGGCCCCTACGTAGTACTGACCTATGTGCCGCTGGAAAAGCGCTACGGCATCAGCAACCGCTACCTGCGCGACGGCTCCGAAAAGGCCCTGTTCCGTGGGCTGAACGTGCGGCTGGTAACCGATAAGAAGCCTGGGCTGCCAGCTATTGAATCGGATGAAGGCCGCTACCTGTTCTCGCTGGAGCGCCTGCAGCGCAACCCCATCACCGGCAAGTACATCCCGATGACGCTGCTGGTGGTGGGGCTGCTGCTCTACCTGGCTAGCTGGCTGATGTGGGCCCGGCGGCTGTTCGGGGCGGGGCGCGTGCTGGCTGGCAGCGCGGCGCTGCTGCTGCCGCTGGGCCTGCTGCGGGCCGTGCTGCTGCCGCTGGGGCTGCCGTTTTCCTTTATTGAGCTGCCGCTGTTCGACCCGCGGGTGTACGCGGCGTCGTGGCTGTCGCCCTCGCTCGGCGACCTGTTTATCAACGCGCTGCTGCTGGCGCTGGCGGCTTACTGCGGGCTGCGGCTGTTCCGGCACTACAATCCCACCCGCTGGGTGGAGCGCCTCACCAAAACCTCGGACCGCACGACGGTAGGCGTGGTGGCCGGGGTGCTGTTTTTTGTGCTGCTGGAGCTGCAGTTTCAGTTCTATTCCAACAGCTTCAACAACTCGCGGGTCATACTTGACATTACGCAGGATATCTCGGTATCGGGCCTTAAGCTGCTGCTGACGCTGGCCATTGCTCTGCACACCGGGGCCTATCTGGTGGGGTATTATCTGGTGGCGCAGCTGTTCAGTGCCACGCTGGGTACCGGCAAAGGCCGAGAAGGTGTGTTTGGCCTGGGTTTGGGGGCGCTGCTGTTTCTGCCGGTGGGTGTGGCGCTGGGGCAGGTGCAGGTGATGCTGGTGGGCATCACGCTCTGGATTTTTCTGCTGCTGCGCCTGACCGGGCTGCGGCGCGTGGCGGCCATGGGCACCTATCAGGTGTATCTGTTCATCTTCCTGATGCTTAGTGTCAGCGCGGCCGTGGGCGCGTTGGCGCTGTTCGAGCACTTCGACCGCCAGCTGGTGCAGAACAAGCAGAACCTGGCCGGCAACCTGCTCACCGACAACGACCTGCAGGGCGAGTTTCTGCTTACGGAGCGGGCCCGCGAAATTGCGGCCGACCCGCTGATCCGCAAGGTGCTGGCTGGCCCGTTTGCCAACCCGGAAGTGGTGCGCCAGAAAATTGTGAAACATTATCTCGGCAACTACTTCGGCAAATACGAAGTCACGATATCGTTTTTTGATGCCGCCGGCCGGCCCATCGGGGCGGGGCAGGGGGCCGAAACCCTGTCGCAGGCGCGGTACCGGCTGCTGCAGAACTCCACCCGCACCGACCAGCTCAACCTGTTTCTGGTGCGCGGCAACAACTCGTTCAGCACCCGGCGCTACGTGGATTTCGTGGCCGTGCCCGGGGCGGGGCAGGGCACCAACACCGTGCTACTGGAGCTTAGCCTCAAGAAGCTGACCACCTACAGCGTGGTGCCCGAGCTGCTGGTCGACCAGAAGCTCTTTCAGCCCGGGCTAGGGGCCGAGCTGAGCTACGCCGGCTACGAGCAGGACCGGCTGGTGTACAGCGAAGGAGATTTCGACTACGTGAACCGCCTGCGCCGCCAGCAGTACAACGACCCGCGCCTGTACCGCACGGGGCTGGTGGTGGGCCGCTTCCATCACCTGGCCGTGCGCGACGAAACCCAGCACCGCACGGTGGTCGTCACCACGTCCACGTACAGCTTCTCCGACTGGCTGGCCAACTTCTCGTTCCTATTCCTGCTGCACACCTTCTACTGGCTGCTGGCCATGGCGCTGTACCTGTTGGTGCGCGGCGAGTATTTGGCCGTGCTGCGTACCAACTTCAGCACCAAGATTCAGCTGTTTCTCAACTTCGGGATTCTGGTGCCGTTGGTGCTGGTGAGTATTGCCACGGCCAGCCAGGTGACGTCGTCGTATAAGCGCGACCTGCGCCGCACCTACGAGCGGCGCGGCCGCACCGTGCAGGACAACCTGCTGCAGAACCGCGCCCTGCTCACCGACTCGGCCGGCCGCCCCGCGTTGCTGGCCCTGGCCGACAACGTGGCCTCGCTCACCGAAACCGACCTCAATCTCTACGACGCCCGCGGCCAGCTCATCGTCAGCAGCCAGCCCATCATGTTCGAGTCGGGGCTGCTGGGGCCGCTGATGAACCCGCAGGCCGTGGCGGCGCTTAAGGAACGCGCCCAGCCGCGGGTGCTGCTGATGGAGCGGGCCGGCTCGCTGTCGTTCAACTCACTGTATCTGCCGCTGCGGGCCGCCGAAACTGAGGCCGGGCAGGCCGGGCGGGTGCTGGGCTACGTGGGCATTCCGTTCTTCGACTCCGAGAAAGAGTTGGACAACAAGCTGATTGAGCTGATTTCGACTCTGCTCAACATCTTCACGGGCATGTTCATTGTGTTTCTGGTGCTCACGTTTGTGGCCTCGCGCATGCTCACCAATCCGCTCAAGCTGCTCACCCAGAAGCTCCGCCAAACCACGCTCACCGGCCAGAACGAAACGCTCGACTACCAGTCGGACGACGAAATTGGGCTGCTGGTACGCGAGTACAACGCCATGCTGCTCAAGCTGGAGGAAAGCAAGCTGGAGCTGGCCACCCAGGAAAAGGAAGCCGCCTGGCGCGAAATGGCCCGGCAGGTGGCCCACGAAATCAAGAACCCGCTCACGCCCATGAAGCTGAGCCTGCAGTTTCTGCAGCGCGCCATCCAGGACCAGCGCCCCAACCTCGACGAACTGATTGCCAAGGTGTCGCAGACGCTCATCACCCAGATTGACGTGCTGACCGACATTGCCACCTCGTTCAGCACCTTCACCAACCTACCCGCCATGCGCCCCGAGCGCCTCGACGTAGCCCCTATTCTGCGCCGCTGCGTGGAGCTGCACCAGGGCAGCCGCCCTGACGCCCGCATCGAGCTGCAGCTGCCCGAGGAAGAGACGCCCACTATCGTGTTTGCCGACGAAAACCTGTTGGTGCGCACGTTCAATAACCTGCTCATCAACGCCCTGCAAGCCGTACCTGAAGGCCGCGCCGCCCAGGTTTCGGCCCAACTGAGCGTGCAGAGCAACAAGCGGGTGCAGATCAGCATCCAGGACAACGGCGCCGGCATCCCGGCCGATGTGCGCGAGAAAATCTTCATTCCCAACTTCACCACCAAAGCCACCGGCTCCGGCATCGGGCTGGCTGTGGCACGCCGCGGCATCGAAAGCGCCGGCGGCAGCGTCTGGTTTGAGACGGAGGAAGGTACCGGCACCACGTTCTATATCGAACTGCCGCTGGCGGGTTGA
- a CDS encoding DUF983 domain-containing protein, protein MAPRADSTVAAMLAQKCPRCHRGPLFRYSALHLTRFDDMYESCAVCGQHYEPEVGFYWGAMYISYGFSTLIVVLTGVLLFYLAHDPPVWVYVTAVAVVVVALTPLLFRYARVVMLYFFGGIHYTPRFAESLPLRPAE, encoded by the coding sequence GTGGCCCCTCGGGCCGATTCGACGGTGGCGGCCATGCTGGCGCAGAAGTGCCCGCGCTGCCACCGGGGTCCGCTGTTTCGCTACTCGGCGCTGCACCTCACCCGCTTCGACGATATGTATGAAAGCTGCGCGGTCTGCGGGCAGCACTACGAGCCGGAAGTGGGATTCTACTGGGGAGCCATGTACATCAGCTACGGCTTCTCTACCCTGATTGTGGTGTTGACCGGCGTGCTGCTGTTTTACCTGGCCCATGACCCGCCGGTATGGGTGTACGTGACGGCAGTGGCCGTAGTGGTTGTTGCCCTGACGCCATTGCTGTTCCGGTACGCTCGCGTGGTGATGTTGTACTTTTTTGGCGGCATCCACTACACTCCCCGATTCGCTGAAAGTTTGCCGCTGCGCCCCGCGGAATAG
- a CDS encoding DUF420 domain-containing protein, with protein MNTNNPSASAGGNTKFKVLAAVLGAVIPVAVAVLHFFPNVFRIEGAQVKMLPAVNAVLNSLTALLLMAGYYFIRRKDIAKHRAMMGLAFLLGSLFLVSYVAYHSQVPSTTFGGQGLIRSVYYFILISHILLAAVTVALVLFTLYFALTEQFQKHRRIARWTYPIWLYVSVTGVIVYFMIAPYYT; from the coding sequence ATGAACACGAATAACCCTTCTGCTTCCGCCGGCGGTAACACCAAATTCAAGGTGCTGGCGGCCGTACTTGGCGCAGTCATTCCGGTGGCTGTGGCGGTGCTGCACTTCTTCCCCAACGTGTTCCGCATCGAAGGCGCGCAAGTGAAGATGCTGCCGGCCGTAAATGCCGTGCTTAACTCCCTGACGGCGCTGCTGCTAATGGCCGGCTACTACTTCATCCGGCGCAAGGACATTGCCAAGCACCGCGCCATGATGGGACTGGCCTTTCTGTTGGGCTCCCTGTTTCTGGTGTCGTATGTGGCCTACCACTCGCAGGTGCCCAGCACCACGTTTGGCGGGCAGGGCCTGATCCGGAGCGTGTACTACTTCATTCTGATTTCGCACATTCTGCTGGCTGCCGTTACGGTGGCGCTGGTGCTGTTCACGCTGTATTTCGCGCTGACCGAGCAGTTTCAGAAGCACCGCCGCATTGCGCGCTGGACCTACCCGATCTGGCTGTACGTGTCCGTGACGGGCGTGATTGTGTACTTCATGATTGCGCCGTACTACACATAG
- a CDS encoding SCO family protein codes for MLLVPVLAFVFLYTFGTNRYALPTYLPTGVDSTLVEGKWRRDTVFHQLADFRFTSQSGRVVTQREVAANGLYVANFFYTTCPGACPRMNSQMARVQERYRKDPRVKLVSFTVDPAQDSVAVLERYAEQYGAIAGKWFFLTGDKTALYRLITDEFRLEAPKGQAPGIEHSQKLYLVDRDHRVRGIYDGTKTKDVERLMTEIDVLLYSYEHE; via the coding sequence ATGCTGTTGGTCCCGGTGCTGGCCTTTGTGTTTCTGTACACATTCGGCACCAACCGTTACGCGCTGCCCACTTACCTGCCCACGGGCGTCGATTCGACGTTGGTGGAAGGGAAGTGGCGGCGCGATACTGTTTTCCACCAGTTGGCCGATTTCCGGTTTACGTCGCAATCTGGCCGGGTGGTAACGCAGCGCGAGGTGGCGGCTAACGGCCTGTATGTGGCCAATTTCTTCTACACCACCTGCCCGGGCGCCTGCCCGCGCATGAACAGCCAGATGGCGCGCGTGCAGGAACGGTACCGCAAAGATCCGCGCGTAAAGCTGGTATCGTTTACCGTTGACCCCGCTCAGGATTCGGTGGCCGTGCTGGAGCGCTACGCCGAGCAGTATGGCGCCATTGCCGGCAAATGGTTTTTCCTGACCGGAGACAAAACGGCGCTTTACCGGTTAATCACGGACGAGTTTCGGCTGGAAGCTCCCAAGGGCCAGGCGCCCGGCATCGAGCACAGCCAGAAACTCTACCTCGTAGACCGCGACCATCGGGTGCGCGGCATCTACGACGGCACCAAAACCAAAGACGTTGAGCGCCTCATGACGGAAATCGACGTGCTGCTCTACTCCTATGAACACGAATAA
- a CDS encoding cytochrome C oxidase subunit IV family protein — MANHAGTEPTAPGEIAKPNTGWIWKTFFILVGITALEFVFVFLMEPSTLRNSIFIILTIFKAFFIVAEFMHLKHEVKALIWTILIPMALLVWLLIALVTEGTYQNSFWNVFN, encoded by the coding sequence ATGGCTAATCACGCAGGCACTGAGCCCACTGCTCCCGGCGAAATCGCCAAGCCGAACACCGGCTGGATCTGGAAGACTTTCTTCATTCTGGTTGGTATTACGGCCCTGGAATTCGTCTTCGTATTCCTGATGGAGCCCAGCACGCTCCGCAACTCCATCTTCATCATCCTGACGATTTTCAAGGCGTTCTTCATCGTGGCCGAGTTCATGCACTTGAAGCATGAAGTGAAAGCGCTGATCTGGACGATCCTCATTCCGATGGCCCTGCTCGTCTGGCTGCTGATTGCTCTGGTGACGGAAGGAACCTATCAGAACTCGTTCTGGAACGTATTCAACTAA
- a CDS encoding cytochrome c oxidase subunit 3 yields the protein MSTISTTQPLSTASAADRPRSGNWDGGNEPFKASYGKLMMWFFLLSDAFTFAAFLTTYGLIRHRYPAFDAAAGKAFEFSTAYWPVPDKVFNGFPGLHGMDVPLGFVALMTMILIFSSVTMVLAVEAGHRMDKKDVQKWLLWTILFGATFLGSQAWEWSHFIHGTDAGTKMLDGTTVYGANLAVNQYGPVLFADLFFFITGFHGTHVFSGVCLLVWSFIATTNGTFEKRGHYEMVEKIGLYWHFVDLVWVFVFTFFYLV from the coding sequence ATGTCCACGATTTCCACGACGCAGCCCCTCTCTACTGCCAGCGCCGCCGACCGGCCGCGTAGCGGCAACTGGGACGGAGGCAACGAGCCCTTCAAGGCCAGCTACGGCAAGCTGATGATGTGGTTCTTCCTGCTGTCGGACGCCTTCACGTTCGCCGCGTTCCTGACCACCTACGGCCTGATCCGCCACCGCTATCCGGCATTTGATGCCGCCGCTGGCAAGGCGTTCGAGTTTTCGACCGCCTACTGGCCGGTGCCGGACAAGGTGTTCAATGGTTTCCCCGGCCTGCACGGCATGGATGTACCATTGGGCTTTGTGGCCCTGATGACGATGATTCTCATCTTCAGCTCCGTGACGATGGTACTGGCCGTAGAAGCCGGCCACCGCATGGACAAGAAGGACGTGCAGAAGTGGCTGTTGTGGACTATCCTGTTCGGGGCCACGTTCCTGGGCTCGCAGGCTTGGGAGTGGAGCCACTTCATCCATGGCACCGATGCCGGCACCAAAATGTTGGACGGTACCACAGTGTACGGCGCCAACCTGGCCGTAAACCAGTACGGTCCGGTGCTGTTTGCTGACCTGTTCTTCTTTATTACCGGTTTCCACGGTACGCACGTATTCTCGGGTGTCTGCCTGCTGGTGTGGTCGTTTATTGCCACCACCAACGGCACGTTCGAAAAGCGTGGCCACTACGAAATGGTCGAGAAGATTGGCCTGTACTGGCACTTTGTAGATCTGGTGTGGGTGTTCGTTTTCACCTTCTTCTACCTCGTTTAA
- a CDS encoding cytochrome c oxidase subunit 3: MQTTESLETKEPGSGLHPLRLLLILMIISIIMMFAAFTSGFIVRREEGNWREFDLPISLLYNTIVIVLSSVTMQWAYASAKRDELGRAKLAMGLTVLLGFAFLVGQWFSWGDLVAGRTYFGGVDANPSGSFVYVLMGVHGFHLITGVIFLVKTYLKTLRYQVHSRQMMPIANCTIYWHFLGGLWLYLYLFLLLNH; encoded by the coding sequence ATGCAAACCACCGAATCCTTAGAAACCAAAGAGCCCGGCTCCGGGCTGCACCCGCTGCGGCTGCTGCTGATTCTAATGATCATCAGCATCATCATGATGTTCGCGGCCTTCACCAGCGGCTTCATCGTGCGCCGCGAAGAAGGCAACTGGCGCGAATTTGATCTGCCCATCAGCCTGCTCTACAACACCATTGTGATTGTGCTGAGCAGCGTTACCATGCAGTGGGCTTACGCCTCGGCCAAGCGCGATGAGCTGGGCCGCGCCAAGCTGGCCATGGGCCTGACCGTGCTGCTGGGCTTCGCCTTTTTGGTGGGCCAGTGGTTCTCGTGGGGCGATTTGGTGGCTGGCCGCACCTATTTTGGTGGGGTAGATGCCAACCCTTCCGGCTCGTTTGTGTATGTACTGATGGGCGTCCATGGATTTCACCTCATCACCGGAGTGATTTTTCTGGTCAAGACCTACCTGAAAACCCTTCGCTATCAGGTGCATTCGCGGCAGATGATGCCCATCGCCAACTGCACCATCTATTGGCACTTCCTGGGCGGGCTTTGGTTGTACCTGTATTTGTTCCTACTTTTGAACCACTAG